AGTTCCAATTTTTAATCGGCAACTAAGCAGTAAGAAATTACATCGTCAGTATCTAGCCGTAGTAAAGTTAAACAATCCTATTGCTGAGCGTGGCACTATTGACTTACCGATTGACCAAGACCCTGAAGATGTTAGAAAGAGAATGGTCAAAGATTCTGGGTTAAGAGCTGTTACCGAATATAACGTAATTAAAAAGAATTCCAATTATGCCCTGTTAAATCTAAACCTTTTAACTGGTCGTACACATCAACTCCGCGTTCACTTATCTTATTGTGGTTGGCCGATTGTAAATGACCCCCTTTACAACTCTGATCCTAAAAATGGCAAATTATTATTATTTGCCTACAAATTAGTCTTTGAAGAACCTTTTACGGGTAATTTAAAAATAATTGAGGCAAAGTTATCAAAAGATATGTATAATTTAATATGTGCTTATTTTAAGCAACCAAAAAGCTCATCTAATCCCGACAATTAGATGAGCTCTCTTTTTGTCTAAAAAAGTTTAGGAGTGAGTCAACTTTTCTAGTGGGCTGTAACTATAAGGGACATAATCATCTTAATAATCGCCCCGACAGCAATTAATAAGATATAACCCACGACTAACTTTGTCACAGCTTTAATTACTAAAGGATATGTCTTTGTCTTTATCTGTTCTTTTAGATAAGGACGTAGATCATCCCAAATATTTGGATAAAGCAGTACGAGTAACAGTGTAATGTAAGGTACTACTTTTAAAACAGCCAAAATGGGAATTAGCAGGAAGGCTAAGGCCCAACTAGCCTTAAATAAACTCAATGCATTGGTTTTGCCTATTCTGCTGACCAATGTATTCCGACCATTTTTAACATCTGCTTCTAAATCACAAGTTCCATTACTTAATTCTGCACAAAAAGCAGCAAAA
This sequence is a window from Companilactobacillus alimentarius DSM 20249. Protein-coding genes within it:
- a CDS encoding RluA family pseudouridine synthase, translating into MYQKNIIYHSKKQEDLSLRQLLKKWLIPKKWQHFLRIQHDVLINQKYHPFNTIVKDKDEITLKFNFPPRTQQHYLPGHDPVQVAYEDNDIIVVNKAAGKKTHPNTNQEDDSLMNDVESYLKNGHPYMVHRIDMETSGLVLISKTPYLVPIFNRQLSSKKLHRQYLAVVKLNNPIAERGTIDLPIDQDPEDVRKRMVKDSGLRAVTEYNVIKKNSNYALLNLNLLTGRTHQLRVHLSYCGWPIVNDPLYNSDPKNGKLLLFAYKLVFEEPFTGNLKIIEAKLSKDMYNLICAYFKQPKSSSNPDN